GTCTACGACTCTGGCGGATAATGAACCTGTTGACGGTTACTATTGTACCAACTTAGATCCGGATGCTGTAGATTTTAATGCTGCTTATATGGCGAAATACGGCTCTGTTGACGGCATTGCAGCAGCAGATTATGATGCCCTGAGAATTTTGAAAATAGCAATCGAGACAGTGGGATCAACCGATGATCCGGGTGCGATTCGAGATGCGATCGTTGGCATCACAAATTACGAAGGCGCGACGACTATCTCTCATTTTGATGAGAACCGTAATCCGGTTAAAAGTGTCGGGGTACGACAAATTCTGAATGGAATGCCGCAGGCTGACATCATTGAGGCAACGCCAGAGGATGGTGCAACTGAATAGTTACAAACGTTTCAAAGGCAGTTGTATTTCAAAAGTGGATGAGTTCTCATTTCGGTGAGAATTCGTTCGCTGCTAACCCTAATGAAGAGAGATCCGAGATGAAGTTTAAAACTTTTACATTTATATTTTTCTTTGCTATTGCTGGATTGGTTGCCGGTATGATCGGCTGTGAGCGAGTGGCGCAAGTTTTTGAACCTGCTACTCAGCCAGAGGGGTTCAGTGGGGAAATTCCTATTGGTGTTGTCTTGCCTCAGACGGGAGACTTAGGGCCGGGGGAATTCGGGCCAGGTGCCTTGGTGATGGAAAATAGTTTTAATATGGCACTTGAGGAGATTAACACCTCACAACTACTCGGCGATGTGAGCCTTAAATTCATTACTGAGGACGATATGAGTACTGTAGAGGGTGCCATTGAGGCTTTCAATAAACTGATCCACCAAGACAAAGTGTCTGTTATTCTGGGTGTCTGGACCTCACAGGTTGCAAAATCTGTTTTTCCAATTGCACAGGAAAATGGAGTCGTGGCTTTTAGTCCTGTCGTCGTGGCCGCTGGCTTGGCGGAGATCGGTGAATTTATATTCCGAGCGAGTCACTCTACAGATGTATTAATTCCCAGCGGTGTTAAGGTGACACAGGAGAAACTGGGTTACCAGCGAGTTGCGACGATAGCAGATACGGTCGATTTCGCTTCGCGGGTGAGTGATGAAGGATATAGAAAAGCCCTCGCTGATAGCGGCGTTGAGGTGGTAACTACGGAGACTTTTGAAACCGGGGACACCGATTTTTCCGATCAATTAACTCGGATAAACGCATTGAATCCGGACGCTATTTTTGTTTCAGCGCAACAGATAGAGGTTATTAAAATTCTCACCCAGGGGCGTGAACTTGGAATTTCTGCGGATGTTCCGTTTATTAGCATCGTTTTGTCTGTGGATGAAATCCGAAGTGCTGGGGCTGCGGCTGAGGGAGCGATTACCTTCACGGATTGGGTCAGTACAGCAGACACACCGGGAAATCAGGCTTTTGTTCAGAATTACACCGCAAGATACGGTATGGAACCCAGCGTTTGGGCTGCACAGCCGTATGCCGCAGTCTATATCCTTGCGGAAGCGATTACAAACGCCCAATCAACGGATTCAAAAGCGATTGCTGCTGCACTTGCTGACATTAAAGATTTTGACACTATTTTGGGTAAGTTCTCTTTCGATGCCAACGGAGACGCAATCTATGACCCGGTCGTTCTGATTGTGAAGAATGGCAAACTTGAGGTTTTCGAGTAGGGACGTGTCTGATTAAATGGAAAGCGCGCTGTGGCGGATTTTCAAATCCCGTCGTAGCGCGCTTTACTTTTTTTCAGTGCCAGACGATTTTGCACTACTCAAATACGAGATGTGCAACGACCCCCGCATGGTCGGAGGGCCACAACCCAGAGGCTAACCGATTTGAAGGTTTATCGCCTACGGTGTGTGTCATGACAGAAGTTGGTAGTTCCAGGTTTCGGACAAAGATCTGGTCAATCCGGACAGAGAGATCACTCACCTCGTTGAGGATGTCATCGTCTTGGCAACAAGTTTTACCAGTGCCTTCGGAGTCCATCTGCCAAACGTCAACATACCCCGCCGACAGTAAAATTTGATAAGCAGTGCCGTCTGGTGCTCTTGTATTAAAATCCCCTAACAGGATGATTGGTAAAGTTTCGTCTTGAAGGTTATTTACGAGTTCTTGTGCTTGTGCCACTCGGCTTCCCTGTCCTAATTCCTCTGCCTCCAAATGTGTATTAATAACGCGGTAGGTAACACCTGAAACGGTAGCATCTACGGCGACGTAACCTCTTTGCACTTCAAGCCCAAGCATTTCAATTGTGAGTGCCTTTGTGTAGTTAACACTCATAGGTCGCGATACCACGACATCGCTGCGAGACAGTATCACATCGTAGTCGGTTAAACGGACATCATCAATGCCGGTATCGGTGAACATCGGCATCTCAATATCCAGATTTTCAACTTGGGCAGCGACTTGATAACTTAAGCCTTCCGCTTGAAGCGCGTCCATCAGAATTTGGAGAAAATCCAGGACAACTTCTTCAGCTTCAACAAGTCCACCGGTAATCCGATCGCCTGGGCTTTGTCGGCGAATTAACGAAATCTCTTGTAATCCGATAAGATGCGGTTGATAGGCTTTTATAGACTGAGCAATTGCCGCAGCACGACTTGGAAAGTCTGATGCTATAACCGCGTTATACATGTTAGCGACTTCCTGGGGCACCTGTAACAGATTCTCTACAGTTAAAAGTCCGTCTGGACTGCCTCCAACATAAACGTTGTAGGTCATCACTGTGAGTGGTTCCGCTTCCAGTGTACTGTCATCGGGTAGCATCGGGGCTGGTATTCTTTCGCAACCCGAAAGGCTCAATAGAATTCCAAACAACAGCACCATAATTTTCATGGAGCTGACAAATTTTGAAAACTTGCTATAAAAATTCAGTTTTTTTACCATATTCATCTCCAATGTCTCAGTTTTTAAATTGAGGCAACTTTGCTAAGCGGCAATCTTCTAACCGCAACCAATATTGATTTTCCATTACACGTGAAAAAACTGTGCCAAAAAGAGAATACCATAAACCCGCCTACATGTCAAACTGAAATTATTCAACTGCTTTCGCTTGACATTTGTCTACTTTCCGACTATACTTAAGGCAGTTTATAGAAGACGCATGGAGGTATATATCATAGTGAAATTCCGCTATCAATTTTGTTCGTACGACTCGAGTTCAGCACTCATAGCTGTTTTGGTGGCAACACTACTTTTTGTTGGGTGCAGTCAAAAGATAGGGACACCGGAGGCTTCTCAAACGGCATCGCTCACTGGGACAATTGTTGAAATCGACGACCATGGCAATGCTGTGACCGATCTGGAAATTGACCCATTCACCAAACGCGGTTGGAAACTCGGGGACACGCTCGAAGCAGCGTTTGAGACTGGACAGAAAATTCAGATAAAATTCGTTGAAAACTACGGCGATGTACCTGTTGGCGACTATTTGGGCAGGTTTTCGACATCTACCAAACAATTCAAACTTGCGATTAACATGGGCAACATCTCTGACACCTTGAAGTTGAAGACCAAGAGTAAAGTAGTGCTTCAGAAAGTAGAATCGCTTTCAGCAGATTGAGTAAGCCTATCGCGGTGGATAAACAATGTCTATTATGTATCAGCATACTCTCAAACAATATTCCATGTAAAAGAAGGAATTGATAGATGTCTTCGCAACGCCAGACAATGATTAAAGAGACAATTAAAGGTTGTATGCGTGCTAAGCTGCTGTCCTATAAACCTGAAGTGAGGAATATGCCTTTTCATCATCGTTTGCTCGGTAAAGATAGCATAGCTTTATTTTTTTTCATTCACTCCTTGAATACAAAATTTAGCACCTTGTTTTATGAACCAGTAGCAATTGCACTCGCAAGAGGAAGATTTAAGGTTGCAGAAGCCCAAGTTAAGCCTTTTAATAGGATTAGTACTGATGCACAGCAACAGATTCAGACCATAATGGATGAACTCTGGGTCGCAGAAAGGAAACCCAATAAATGTATTGAAATGAAAGAGATCAGACAGGTTTGCCAAACTGGAACTTTGAAACAAGTGAAACAGACCCCGGTGGACCTCTGGCTCGAAAATTATGATGGTGCGTTATTTTTGATTGATTTGAAACCTGTGAAACCCAGTTGGAATCATATTGAGGGATACAAACGAACCCTCCTAAAATGGACAGCAGCCGAATTAGCACGAGATCCAGGGGCAGCTGTAAACACAATGATTGGCATTCCTTACAATCCTTACGAACCAAAACGTTATGAACGATGGACACTGAAAGGAATGTTAGATTTACAGCACGATATTTTGATAGCAGAAGAACTCTGGAATTTTATCGGTGGCGAGGGAACCTACGCGGATTTGTTGGATGCTTTTGAACTTGCTGGTATTGAGTTAAGACCCGAAATTGATAGTTACTTTGAGAAATTCAGATATGAAGGTTGACAATGCCTTTGATAAAACGGAATTACTCCAATACCTCAGCACTGCCTACGGTTTACCTTTGAAGTCCATAACCTTTTTTCCAGAAGGTGAAGATAGCTACGGTTATGTTGTCGCGTCTGAAACAGGTGAAAAGTTTTTTGCAAAAGCTTCAACTTCTGTGCCGAATAGTTGCTTACAGGTTGCATCACTTTTACGGCATCAGTGCAGTATATCTGGTATTGTCGCGCCTTTAGAAACGCTGGCAGGGACACTCAGCGTTCCGTGGCAAGATTTTAGGGTCTCGTTGTTTCCGTTCATTGAGGGCAAAAGCCGTTGGGATTTGTGGAAGGTCGGTAAAGATTTCACGGATGCAGAACTCTCACAAACAGCGGCATTACTCGCAACAATCCATGGATGCCCAGATGCAGTTGCGTCTAATAACCTGACAGTCGCAACGTATGACTTGCCTTTACGGCATGAACTTCACAGGGTGCTTGAGGCACCGGGGAAGATACCGCCTCAGAATCAATACCAGAAGCAGTTAATCGAGGCGATTACGCAACACAGTTCAGAGATTTTACAGACACTTGAGAGATATGATGGTCTCGGATGTTCAGCATCGGCACTACAAACACCTTTTGTCATTACACATGGCGATCCGACACCCGGCAATCTCATTATAGATGCTGAAAACCGACTTCACATAATTGATTGGGATGGTGTCTGCTTGGGTCCACCTGAAAAAGACTTGGTCTCTTTCACAGGCGAACGGTTTGAGGTGGTTTTAGAAAGTTATCTTGCGGAACGACGGAACGGTGCTGCCCTATACGCGGATATTTTCGGGTTTTATATCTACGAATGGACGCTCAATGAGATCCGAGATTACGGCACCAAAATCCTCTTTAAAAACAGTGACACGCAGCAGAACGAGTATGATTGGGAGAGTTTGCAAGACTATCTTCCACCTGATAGGATGTCAATGGAAGATGGTATTGCGGCTGTCCGAAATACACTCGGTAGGTATAGTTTCTTACCGAAAAACAGTGGAGGTTAGATGATGTCTCAAATCAAATCCGTACTACTCTGGGAAAACCAACGGCGTTATGTCCGAGAAGCGATTGATGCTGGTACGCTCAAAGGCGCAATTATTCCCACGGGTAGCACAGAGCAACACAACGAACACTTGGCGATGTATCACGATACGCAAAGTGCTGTCTATGTCTCCAAATTAGCAGCTGAAAAGTTGTTCCCACAGGTGATCGTCACAACACCTCTGGCGATTGGCGTATCCGAACACTGGATGGATCATAAGGGGACTCTCACACTTCGTGCCGAAGTCTTCGGCGAGGTGCTTTATGATGTCGCCGATAGCATGCGTCGGCACGGGATCGACAACATCCTAATTGTCAACGGGCATGCGGGCAACGCGGGTCCCGTGCATGAACGGTTGGATGGCTACCGAGAGAAACTCGGCATTAACATCGAATTCCATTCCTATTGGGAAGCATACACCGCGGAGTTAGTGCAAGAACAAATGGAATCAGGCGTCTGTCCTGGACACGCAGCGGAGTTTGAGACGGCGTTTGCGCTCGCTGCTTTTGCGGAAAATGTTGATTGGAACGGTGTGGATTACGACAGCGCGAAACTCACCATCTCCAATGAAGGTCAAGCGAAATCCGATCGCGAATATCACCATCAAGCAAAACTCGCTACAGCCGACAAAGGGCATGCGATGATTGATGTCGCTGTGGACTGGGTCGCGGAAAAGATGCAGGGGATGCTTTAATAGTTATTGGTTGTCAGTACGGTTTTTCTCTGAAAAACCTTTCGGTTGTCAGTTAAAGAGGGTTGTGGCAGTGTTAGCAAATGTTCCAGCCACAAGTTGTTAACCGATAACTGACAACCGATAACTGACAACTATTAAAACTGATAACCGATGACGACTCTAATGTCCGTCAAGAGCCTTTCGCACCCCGTCACCCTGGTCACGCCACCAACTGTAGAGGATGGAAATATCGGTGCCGATACAGAAATGCCGAACCCCCATATCCAGATAGCGTTTTGTGTCGTCGGCACTTCCGATTTCGGCGCGCGGCGGGACTCCCATCTTTATGGCGGTCTTAAACACCTTGTCATGCGCCTCTTGGATTTCAGGGGCACCGCGTTGACCGACCATCCCGATACTCATAGAGTAATCCGAACCGCCCCACTGAATCATATCAACGCCTTCAACAGACAGCACCTCTTCAAGGTTGTCAACTGTCCCTTTTTTCTCAATCATAATGACGTTGACGACATCACGGAGTGCTTGGACGTATTCTGGCCCGCCGCCGTAACCCATATAGGAAAATCGGCGGGTGGCTACACCGTAGCTGCCCCCATCTTCGGGTGTATCTGCGCGTGTGATACGAACGCATTCCTTGACATCTTCAACATTCTGACAATCCGCGTAAAGCACACTTTGGAAGCCTGAGCCGATTGCACGCTGTGCGATGAAGCCCCGCGGTTCTTGGTCAACCTTAATCATCGTAGAGATGTTATGAAGTTCTGCTGCCCGACACAGGTTATCCAGATCATGCAGATCAAACGGACCGTATTCCCCAACGAATTCAACGTAGTCATACAGCCCTGTATGCCCAATCGCTTCAACGATGGAGGGCCAAGTGGTATGGATATGTGTGCCGACGGTGGGTTTATCAGCGTTGAGTAGTTCTCTAAATGTATTTTTCCTCATGAATTGCTCCTCTGTTTTTGGGTATAGGACGTAGCGTTCAAGCCTCTATTAACTTACCAAATATCTGTACTTTTTACAACAACTTTTGGTGCGAAAGGTTATCAAAAAACGCTTGTTTATTGACCCGATTTCTGTTAGACTTATAACATCTAACTCGGATTTATCAATTTATCCAAACCCCCTTCCTTCAAGACACAGATAGAGGTTTCTCATGAAAAACTTAATGACACTCCCCAAAAATTTTGATGATTACTTGACGATTGAAAACGCTGATCTCCGTTTCAGAGAGGCGACTGATGTAGCAGAACGCGTTATCGGGGCAGGTGTAGACATCTATCCGAACATGGATCACGCTGCGATCTTCTGTGACCCGCCTCACCTCGTCGCAGACGGTTTGAAACAGCTCGGTTATGTCAACGGGTGGGATGCGCGGTGTTATCCGTCGCCTGTTGACGGTTGCGACTATATCAACGTCTCTGCGCAATTGCCCGCAGAGAGTCCGGCACACAGCGAAGGGTGGTTTGATTATGTCGCTGTTGTACACCCCGTTGACAAACTCGCACTGCGACACATGCTCGGACAGGGATACGGCAATCCGTTTATCCATCACCTGACATGGGGACTTGTACCCCCCGAACGCGCCGGTGACGATGATTTTGAATACGCCAATTCCATCGTGCCGTTTATGGTAGAGAAGCGGAGCGTCATCGGTGATGCAATCGGCGATGATCCCGGCACCTTGATTATTGCTTTACCGGAGAACGTCCTTGCCCATCCGAAATTTGAGAAATCTCTGCCGACGTGGCTCGGTAACCTTGACGAAGAAGAATATCAGGTTGAGTCGATGCAAGGTGGCGGTTTTCTGATTCAGTTCTTCGTGCTAACGGGTGGCAGAATTGAGGTCGCCTTGCGTGTAGACACAACGCAGACCTTTAACCCGAAAAGTGTCCACAAGATTTCGGAAGATGAAATTAGTGCTGTGCAGGGTGAATAGATAGGTTTGTTCTTCTTTATTGCGAATTTTGATGTTGATACGGTATAATGCTAATTGACAATTAACTGTTTGTGCAGTCAAAACCGTCTTAGTACTGATGCAACTATCAGTGGGCATTTTAAAATCGATGCTTATCAAAAATGAGATTAGATATGAATCGTAAAAATGTTCCAAAGACAGATTCCATTCAAGAACTCGCGCATTTCTGGGATACATACGACTTAACGGATTTTGAAGACGAACTTGAGGAAGTGGATGAACCCGTTTTTGATTCTCTAATTTCTGTTCAATTGGAACCCGGGGAACTTGAGGTTATTGAAACGCTTGCCAAAGCACATGGAATATCTCCAGCAAATTTAATTCGAGTCCGCGCTTAACTGAGAAAGGTATCCGTGCAGCTTTTCGTTTTGCGGCACAAGCCCTTCGCGCTGATGTCGTTTATCCTATTCACCAATAAAGTTTGATACATAGGGGACTGTCATAATGGCGTATAGCAATTTTACCTTGGCCGAGGTGAAGAAGGTATTTCAAATAGTAGAAACGGTTGAGGTGGAGAATCTTTTTTCGGAGATAGAGCCGGCAGTTCCAAGTTCGGTGCTAACAGCAGTATTGGAACGAAACATGTCGGTAGCCCTTGCTGTTAATACAGAAAAAGCGAAGTCGGAATTGATTGTTGCCAATGTTCTCATTGAACTCCGCGAGAAATTTGAGCGTCGTATTAGCGTTTTCTCGGGCATTGATTTCAACGTTGATGCTGAAAAGGGATTAACAGGGGTCTGTGATTTTTTAGTGAGTTTGTCCCCAGCCCGATTCGTTTTAGAGGCACCTGTCATTATCCTTGTTGAAGCGAAGAAGGATGATCTGACGGTTGGATTAGGGCAGTGTGTCGCCGAGATGCACGCCGCACAACGCTTTAATGCCGAAAATGGAAACGATATTCCTAACGTTTATGGTGCTACGACTTCTGGAACAGAATGGCTCTTCCTCAAATTGGAAGGGCAAAGGCTGTACATTGACACGGAGTTCTACTCTATTCACGAGTGTGACAAAATTCTCGGCATCCTCGCGAGCATGGTGGAGCAAAAAGTGTAGCCCTCCTGGGATGGCTGTAATCTCAGAAACCTGATATAGCGTGTAAAAAAAATAAAAAAGTTTGCAATTAATACACAAATTATGGTATAATATAATAATCAGTAGGATGGTCATATCAAAGACCCTTTTTAATCCAATCCAGAGAGGTTGAAAAAAGGATGCCAGATTACAAGTTGAATCGGACTCAAAATTTAGATTGTCCACCGGACTTAATTGGATGACGCCTTTCTCGTCACATCAGACGGGGGAGGCTTTTTTGTTATTAAGAGATCTTATAGGACAAAAGCAATGGAAATGCGTGAAAAAGCACAAGTGATGAACACCGAAGAAATTCGCCGCGCCTTACTCAGGATCGCTCATGAGATTTTAGAGCGGAACCATAAACATATTGAAGATCTCGTATTTGTTGGTGTTAAAAGCCGTGGGGATTTCATCGCCCATCGCATCGCCGAGAACCTTGAACGCATCGAAAATATTGAAGTCGATGTCGGTGCTATTGATGTTACGCTCTATCGAGATGATATTAATCTCCATGAGACACAGATTCAGGTCAGTAATACTGAACTTCCCTTTGATATTGCTGGCAAAAGGGTTATCTTGGTAGATGAGGTTCTCTATACAGGCCGCACCGTTCGCGCAGCAATGGACGCACTCATGGATTTCGGTAGACCCGCCGCAATCCAATTGGCGACGCTGATCGACAGAGGTCATCGCGAACTGCCAATTGCTGCCGATTACGTCGGCAAAAACGTACCCACATCACGCAGAGAGTTTGTACGGGTGCAGCTTGCCGAGGAAGAGCCTGGCATAGACGCAGCAATCATTTATGAAAGGGAGGGTGAATGAGCGACGCGTGTATCATTAACGGACGTATTATCGATCCAGCGAATAATATTGATGAAGTCGGGAATCTGTTTATCACTGATGGCAAGATTACCAGTATCAGTCACCAGTCCTCAGTCACTGTAGGGGCGAGGTCACCGCGAAGAAACACCCCAGCAAAAACACCGCACGGGGTGGGCAACCTGAAGAAACACCCCAGCAAAAACACCCCTACGGAAACTGGAAACTTCTTTTACGATGCGATGGGACAGGTTGTCGCACCGGGTTTAATCGATATGCATGTCCACCTCCGGGAACCCGGGTTTGAGCATAAAGAGACGATCGCTACTGGCACGGCGGCGGCAGCGGCAGGTGGATTCACCTCTGTTGCTTGCATGGCAAACACCTCACCAGTGATAGATACACCCGAAAAGATTACGCAGATTTATGACATCGCCGAAGCAACGGCGAAGACAAATGTGTTCCCGTTTGGCAGTATTACCAAGGATCTCGCGGGCGAAGAATTGACCGATATGCGTGGAATGCATTCAGCAGGGGCAGTCGGTTTCAGCGATGATGGCGTTACTGTCATGAACGCCGCTCTCATGCGCGACGCACTCGCCTTGAGCGCAGAACTCGGTTTTCCGATCATGGTCCACTGCGAAGAGCATAACCTCAACGCCGGTGCTGTCATGAATCTGGGGGAGACATCCCGAAAACTGGGGCTTATCGGTAGCCCGAACGCTGCAGAAGACATCATCGTCGCGCGCGACATCATGTTAGCGGAGATGACAGGTGGACACCTCCATGTGCTCCACGTCAGCACTGCGGGTGCCGTTAGGTTGATACGTCAAGCGAAAAGACGGGGGGTTCATGTGACTGCTGAGGCGTGTCCACACCACTGGATCCTTACCGATACAGAGGTAGAAAAACAGGGGACGAATGCTAAGATGCATCCGCCGCTCCGCAGACAGACCGATATCGATGCGATCATTAAAGGTTTGTGCGATGGAACAATCGACGCAATTGCCACCGATCATGCACCGCACTCACCTTCCGAAAAGGCACAAGGCATGCTTGAAGCCCCCAACGGAATTATCGGTTTAGAGACATGCCTACCGCTTGTGTTTACATACCTTGTGCAACCGGGACACCTCACATTGGAGGAAGTGATTGCAAAGATGACCGTTATTCCGGCGAATATACTCGGCATTGACCGGGGGACCCTTTCTGTGGGTGCAGTTGGGGATGTTACCGTCATTGATATTGACTCGGTGCATCCAGTTGACGTAACAAAATCTTGTTCAAAAAGTCGCAACACACCTTTCACGGGCTGGGAACTTAAAGGCTGGCAGATGATTACACTTCGGGGAGGGAAGTTAACAGTTAACAGTTACCAGTAAAGAAGTAACCAGTCACCGTAGGGGCGAGGTCACCTCGTCCGCACGGGTTGGGCAACCTGAAGAAACACCCAAGCAAAAACACCCCTACAGAAACTGGAAACTCATACGCTGGAAACTGGAAACTGGAAACTATTAAATATGAAAGCGATTCTGGCATTAGCCGATGGCACAGTTTTTGAGGGCGAGCAGTTTGGCGCGACGGGTGAAACCGTTGGTGAGGTCGTCTTCAATACCAGTATGACAGGCTATCAAGAGGTGTTGACCGATCCTTCCTATAAAGGACAGATCGTCACAATGACATACCCCTTGATAGGTAATTACGGCTGCAACGAAGCAGACGTTGAATCTATCGGTCCACAGGTGGAAGGGTTTGTCGTTCGCGAATATAGCGCATACCATAGCAATTGGCGTTCAAAATGGAGTTTAGATACTTACCTCGCCGAGCATAATATCATCGGCATTCAAGGGATTGATACCCGCGCACTCACTCGCCGCCTCCGAGTTCACGGCGTAATGAATGGATGCCTCTCCACGGAGGATCTGAATCCTGAAAGTCTTGTTGCGAAAGCCAAAGCGTGGCACGGCTTGATCGGTTGGGATTTGGTGCAACGCGTGACATGCCCGAATCCGTATGCATGGCGGAATAGTTATCAGTCATCAGTTATCAGTGGTCAGTTAAGAGATGGATCTGTTAAATCAGAATCCTCTTTAACGGATAACGGACAACGGACAACGGATAACTATAAAGTTATTGCCCTTGATTTCGGTATCAAGTACAATATCTTACGTCAACTCACCGAGCACGGATGCGAGGTCCAAGTCGTACCAGCGAAAACATCTGCTGAGGAGATTCTCGCAGCGGAGCCAGATGGCGTTTTTCTATCAAACGGTCCGGGTGATCCGATGCCAGTTGACTATGCGATCGAAACGATCCAGGGTTTGATGGGCAAAAAACCGCTTTTCGGGATCTGTTTGGGGCACCAACTGCTTGGGCTTGCCCTCGGTGGAAAGACGTTCAAACTGAAGTTCGGACATCGAGGGGCAAATCAACCTGTCAAGCATCTTGAAACCGACAAGGTTGAGATTACCTCACAAAATCATGGATTCTGTGTTGATATTGATTCACTGCCAAATAGCGTTGACATTACGCATATCAATCTAAATGATGACACACTTGAAGGGATACAGCATCGGGAGTATCCCATTTTTTCTGTCCAGTATCACCCGGAGGCATCCCCCGGTCCGCACGATGCCAGTTATCTTTTTTCGCGTTTTACAAAAATGATGAGGGAAGTTAACAGTTAACAGTTATCAGTTACAAGAGGTTTTTGATAATCCCAAACTCTCTTCTGATAACTGAAAGATTTTTTCGCAGAAAAAATCGTATTCTCACTGCGAAGCAAACTGTTAACTATTAAAAAAAATGCCAAAGCGAACAGATATAAAAAAAATCTTAATTATAGGGTCCGGTGCAATTATCATCGGACAGGCGTGTGAGTTCGATTACTCAGGAACGCAGGCGTGTAAGGCACTCAAAGAGGAAGGGTATGAAATAACCCTTGTCAATAGCAACCCTGCCACCATCATGACCGATCCGGATTTCGCTGATCAGACCTATATTGAACCGATCACAGCGGATACGGTGGAACTCGTCATCGACAAGGAGCGTCCAGATGCGTTGCTACCGACACTCGGTGGGCAAACCGCTTTGAACGTGTCTGTCGAACTTGCGGAATCCGGTGTATTAGATAAGTACGGGGTTGAGCTGATTGGTGCAAAATTGCCTGCCATCCAAAAGGCTGAGGACCGCGCGCTCTTCAAAGAAGCGATGACAAAAATCGGTTTGGAGGTCCCTCAGAGTGGTATCGCGCACACTGTGCAGGAGGCACTCGCGTTTGTCCAAGATATAGGATTCCCGGCGATTATCCGTCCAGCATTTACGCTCGGCGGCACTGGTGGCGGTATCGCTTACAACATTGAAGAATACGAAAAAATGGTCACGATGGGGCTTGCTCTCAGCCCAATCAGTGAATTACTTATCGAAGAATCTGTCATCGGATGGAAGGAATTTGAACTTGAAGTAATGCGGGACGGTGCGGACAACGTCGTCATCATCTGTTCCATTGAAAATGTTGATGCCATGGGCGTACACACTGGTGATAGCATTACCGTCGCGCCTATCCAAACATTGAC
This window of the Candidatus Poribacteria bacterium genome carries:
- a CDS encoding CopG family antitoxin, which codes for MNRKNVPKTDSIQELAHFWDTYDLTDFEDELEEVDEPVFDSLISVQLEPGELEVIETLAKAHGISPANLIRVRA
- the pyrR gene encoding bifunctional pyr operon transcriptional regulator/uracil phosphoribosyltransferase PyrR, producing MREKAQVMNTEEIRRALLRIAHEILERNHKHIEDLVFVGVKSRGDFIAHRIAENLERIENIEVDVGAIDVTLYRDDINLHETQIQVSNTELPFDIAGKRVILVDEVLYTGRTVRAAMDALMDFGRPAAIQLATLIDRGHRELPIAADYVGKNVPTSRREFVRVQLAEEEPGIDAAIIYEREGE
- a CDS encoding dihydroorotase, translated to MSDACIINGRIIDPANNIDEVGNLFITDGKITSISHQSSVTVGARSPRRNTPAKTPHGVGNLKKHPSKNTPTETGNFFYDAMGQVVAPGLIDMHVHLREPGFEHKETIATGTAAAAAGGFTSVACMANTSPVIDTPEKITQIYDIAEATAKTNVFPFGSITKDLAGEELTDMRGMHSAGAVGFSDDGVTVMNAALMRDALALSAELGFPIMVHCEEHNLNAGAVMNLGETSRKLGLIGSPNAAEDIIVARDIMLAEMTGGHLHVLHVSTAGAVRLIRQAKRRGVHVTAEACPHHWILTDTEVEKQGTNAKMHPPLRRQTDIDAIIKGLCDGTIDAIATDHAPHSPSEKAQGMLEAPNGIIGLETCLPLVFTYLVQPGHLTLEEVIAKMTVIPANILGIDRGTLSVGAVGDVTVIDIDSVHPVDVTKSCSKSRNTPFTGWELKGWQMITLRGGKLTVNSYQ
- the carA gene encoding glutamine-hydrolyzing carbamoyl-phosphate synthase small subunit; the encoded protein is MKAILALADGTVFEGEQFGATGETVGEVVFNTSMTGYQEVLTDPSYKGQIVTMTYPLIGNYGCNEADVESIGPQVEGFVVREYSAYHSNWRSKWSLDTYLAEHNIIGIQGIDTRALTRRLRVHGVMNGCLSTEDLNPESLVAKAKAWHGLIGWDLVQRVTCPNPYAWRNSYQSSVISGQLRDGSVKSESSLTDNGQRTTDNYKVIALDFGIKYNILRQLTEHGCEVQVVPAKTSAEEILAAEPDGVFLSNGPGDPMPVDYAIETIQGLMGKKPLFGICLGHQLLGLALGGKTFKLKFGHRGANQPVKHLETDKVEITSQNHGFCVDIDSLPNSVDITHINLNDDTLEGIQHREYPIFSVQYHPEASPGPHDASYLFSRFTKMMREVNS